A region of the Aethina tumida isolate Nest 87 chromosome 3, icAetTumi1.1, whole genome shotgun sequence genome:
gATTAAAAAAGTCCCTTAACAAAATTGTCTGATTAAGGGTGGGTACTACTAGTTCATCGAGTTAAACGGTCTGTATAAAAATCTGACGCGCTCGTGTATTTCAATGTCACTATTTTTTatgcattataaaaaattcattaggaACTTTTGGTCACGCTCAAATCGtcagattattataaaaagacacttgtttcagtttaattaacCCCTCCCTTTAAATACTGACATGCCcgagaaaaaaaattttttcccAAACTTCTACTACATTATACAGCTATCCGGCACGAGCTACTTGACAGATTAATATCTCCTTGTAGACAAAAGTTTATAGGTTATATGCACTATCAAATTCTGACGCCCTTGaagatttattttccattacttttttttacattttagaaaACTTATACACGCTCTCTCCACTACTAAAAGGGTAAATATCATAGGCACCTTTTTCTATCTAGCATCTAATCTTTGCAATCCAATAGGTCTTGAAAACGCTCGAGTAATAACACATTTAGCATTCAGAGCTCCCCTACTATTATATGCTAGGAAGTTTGTTCGTCAGAGGGATGACTTTTCCTTCAATGCCCTAAGTAGGGatgttactttttaaaaatggaagtGGGGTCAAATGATACCAAATTAAAAAGGGCTTTTAATCCCCTAGAAAATTACacgtttaatgaaaaattcaaaaatcgaTTGTTGTACTTTTCTCCTTAATGGTTCAATGATTCGTCATAATGTTATTGTAAGACTTTTTTTCCTTCCAAGAAATTTAACAGGCGATGTGTGCCTGAATTACTATAAAATGCCATCGATCCAGCTCTAACACATATCACAGACACTAACCTTGCATACAATAAACAGATATTTCAACATGATGACACATTGAAAGATTTCACTGAAAGTGAACCAGATTGTATGACAATGATTTGATGGTGGACAGttgattttaagtaaaattttgaatttttcatcaaATGTATTGTTGGCATTTGAGCTCAAGCcctataattttctaaacgaGTGGAAGGGCTATCAAAAACTAAACAGCaatgtatgaaaaattaaaaacttttttaattgagaATCATTTAACCTACATTcccattgaaaaaaaattggtgAGCCTTGTATATACTACCATTAATCCATTATAAAGATAATTCAAAACAACTATTACATCTGATATTCTTGGATATTAATTTCCTCCAGGGTCTTATGTTACAAATTATACACATTCAAGCACATAGTTGAAGACAAGTCATCAATCAGATTTTTCCACATATTAATCACATTCTCCAACATTAATTCAATCTTCAAGCCATTGTTATTGTGTTCACCTATTTAGACCGACAAGTGTATAATTTACACGCCTGACTTAGTTGTCGTGATGAACATACCTAGCAatcaaatgattaaataagttCAGCGGTTTGGCATAACGAATTGCCCAAGTTGCCGTGGCAAGGAACTGAAAAATTTTGTTCCCACATAGGTTATAGCATTAAAAGCAGTCGATGAAtaaaattcgaatatttttagtGAAATTACTTCGATTTTGATAATGGACTATCGTATTCTGTTCAAGCTGCATGCATGTAACTATTCGAATATTCAATAGTCGATAAACACTGTGACCtatacgaaaaaaaaaaaaaaaaacaaacttgTTCAGACTTTTAATGAAGCAAGATGTatccaatattatttattcaagagACCCATGCTTAGTATCATGTCAATTGCAACCAAACAATAGAGGAATTAAAGAGCAAATGTGCTGattgtgaaaataaaactaatagaaTGGCAACGTCTGTTAAAACTTCTAGAGAAAATATATTGACTGTTCAAACGTGTTTTAGTAGGGTTGACTGCATGAATAGAACGCATTAGTAAATTGGTATTTTGCCTCAAAGAAATTGATTATCTAAGatagttttacatatttaataaatattatttatagggTCTAggaattctttaaataaacggATCCGAATTGAATTATGGCCTTCAGTATGTATatcaatttaagttatttttaaaatatccattaaacatcatataataaatttttattcgcgGATGGTTCGCGTGTCATCCAAAGAAACGCGCGTGCCAGCGTTTGATATACAATGTATAACAATGTAATAAAGCATTATCCGCTACGGTTTAATTTACCAGCATGTCAGCATGTTAGTTTTCCGAATTTTATACGGCAAATGACCTGAActatattaatacattatagATTTTTTGCGAAAACGACTAAATTGCATGCAAAGCGATTTGCACCTTTAACAAGACGTAGTTGCTTGATGGTTATGCCTCTTTACTAGAAAACtttgttttcataaaaacGTCATTTCTAATAGTATACACATGTCGTAATAATGcttttgtacaaataaaaatagtattaaacgCCGTGTAAAGCGAATGTTTTTAGGGATGGTCCACGCAGCATACTTTAGCAGCACTTGAGGAAAAATCAACAAGGTACAAAGACGAAGTACAGAAAAATTAcgaaaatttcaagaaaatcgATTTGTTACCGCCTAATAAAGTCATAAGGATGGACAACTGTGTGTCATTTAAAAAAGATGTATATCCAATGAGAAGGAACCGTAAACTCTCCCCCTTATCAGATAAAAGAGATAACGGAGTTGAGTTAGTGACTTTATTAGCTAAAGAAAGGAGGTGCCCACATAAAATTCCACTGGCCACGACCGACATTACTTCCGAGAAAAAACTTGGGTGAGATAtgtatatatcttttaatgCTATTTTGATTACAtggtttttctttttatttcagaaGAGATACTATTTGGAACAGGGAAAGATCAGCGTATCTTAAACAGCTCACAAATCAAATGTTGATCAAAGAGCAAACATTAAAGGTgttcacaaaatttattaaatatttttagtagaacaacagaagtaaaacaataaaaatctattaaataattttaaatgagaatttataatcgaaaatttaattggttaaaatttcaactttccattataattaattttttatctcttCTGGCTATTGTTCAAAATGATTAACAACtgatttatactaaataaaatatatacatatttacataatattttgtagGAAATTCGAGCCGAAGAAAGAGACAATGTCCAGAGGCATTTTTCCACTTGGGACAGTTTTTGGGGACGACCTGGACATGGCGCACCTCTTCCAGAAATTAAAAAGCAATGTCTTGATCAGTTGCTGTATCCAAAATTTTTTCCAGTCAGTGTCCATTAAATGAtactaaaagaaaataatgataacGAGTAAAAgcatatatttcatagatttcactCATCATGGTGCAGCTTTATATAAATCACATATATAAGTATGTTATTAggcaaatgttaaatttttactgtaaacTGTTTCttgaaagatttaaatatttccaaatagaactattgtttattgttttccttttttaaaaaatcatgttaataaaatatgaacaaaaaacaaggacttttaataaaatattaaatcaaatattccaattaaggaaatggtggatgcgccaaatttattttatttaataaataaaactataatataacccaccaatttactttattgatTATCGTACAGTTGAGAGCCCAATGATACAtagatagaaaataataatcatacaaaatatagaatacttataaatatttacaactcttataaattacaagtttcaacaatattaattaatttgtgtttatatattatatacattactcgatttgtaattaattaaccatttCAACAAAGATTACATTCAATAtccattatacatatttacacaagtttaaatatttttattataaagcaataataaattgttatgtaGAATATATACATGTGGTTTACATTTAttcatacaataaaattatggaatacttaattaaataagtagtaTTAAATATGACTGGATTTCCACTTCATTCATATTGAGCAATCACTCATATTTCTCTAACGAAAATACTAACTCAAAAGTCGTAAACAGATGGTTCCTAAGtgatttaaaatgtctttaatCACTTGCGCTTATAAATATAAGCAACACTAGTAAAACTAACTGGATAACAAACTTCAAATAGCTCATTCTataccaaaataattaaaatagataagaGCTAAATAGCCtactactaattaaaaataattgttaaaaatttttgtgtatttatactttaatatatattttgatcatTTCGGCACAGAACATCACTATCCAGCGCATCATTTCATAAATATCTACGAACTGATCTAAAGTAAAAATTCCCAAGCAGGTACCAGTTTGTTTCGGGCTATTTCATGCGGTTTAATACGTAATCGGTGGCGACAATCAGACCTTTTTGATAAGGACTCTCCTGTAGAAGACTGGCCAATCTGGCCGCTTCTTGACAGTGTTGCTTGGCCAGGAACTGAGTCTGTTCTAGGCCTCTTGATTTGTGGACAAGCTCAAAAGCTTTTTCTACATCACCCGGCTCTTGAAACCTCCTCATTATCATTGGGTTTAATTCGGGGtactaaaaataacacaaaaaaatgGTTAAGGAATGGTTATGGCTTCATGGTGTTGTTTACCTTTTCACAAGCAAACAATACTGGCGCAGTGGCCAAACCCAACTTAAGGTCTGCCGCAGTGGGCTTTCCCATTTGAGATGAGGACGAAACGAAATCCAAGAGATCGTCGACCAATTGAAATGCTAATCCCAAATTTCTGCCGTACTGATATGAAATATCCGAAATCTGTTCGTCTGCGCCGGCCAAAACAGCAACCTAAAAGACAGCGTTGAGTTTTTGTATTGTAAGTTATGGGacttaaactaaaaaacttaCAGCTTTTACGGCATTTGCAATGAGGGAGGCAGTTTTCCTATAAGTTTTAGTAAGGTAGTGTGCGAACCTTTCGTTTTCCGTTTCCTTAGATCCCAGCTGCATAAATTCTCCTTGAACTAGGTCAGTTACTACCTGTTGAATCacacaattaatattcatatttatgatattgtaGAAGTTTTTATACATGGAAATAATTACCATTTATACATTCGTTTCCggtattcaatatattataattatattatttcgaGATtgcatatttaaagaaattagatAACCCCAAATTTGAATCCAACTGAGCCAAAAAATCATATGTTaagtaataatcaaatatttataaacttcgttgttaaattaatagacGCTTTTACTTTGTTAAGTTCATTGCAACAGACTTGAGAGCGTGTCACATTTTGTTTCTATCGCttaataattgtgtaaaaGACATGACTTCATTAGCGTTACATTCAACGGCCGGATATCAAAAAAGCATATTAACAATGACTTCAACATTCTTTAACTTGCAACAGTGTACTTCTTTCCTTTAatcatgttaaaattattcatgtttTTTGGATGACAAGGTAAACTTTAATGTCACTACCATTGGCTAACAACGTTGCATTGAATTgctattatgaaaatttatagattCACAGTGAATTTTATACCTGGCTAAGAATGATGGTGACATCATTGTTCTTTAACCTGGCTATCATCATGGAGGCAACAGCCAAGATGAAGTCGCCAGCCATCGTAACCTGCAAAGTAAAAAAAgagttaatttagtaaaacaagaaataataaaaattgtttaggcCAGCGTTAGGCAACAGGTTGCATAATGACTGCATTTCGTTGTCGTAATCAATAATCTTGCATTTAACCGGTTTCAGATGCAATGTGCAATATAAAAGTCATTCATACGAGCCTCACAATAACGATAACTTTCACTCGGTTATCACTTTTTTCGGttgaactttttaaataaatcaccaAGATTGATTTGTTTGAGAAAACAAGGATTTCagcacattttttatatagaaaaatttgtaCTTTACGAATTCTTTGTGTAAATTTAGAACCTcattatagttaattaatattcgtaATTCAGAAATTCTAAGTGAACATATTCCTAATTTACGACAGTTTAATATAtggacatattttattaaaaaatgatgtagttctaaaagttaatttaagctttcattaaatttaaacacataaattaatgttacacaactataaatatttcaatatctgattattaatatttttattaatcatattcTTAACATGACTCacagtataataattataagattaaaaatgtacaaaatgccATTGATTAGGCAAAAACTCAATTAAACAAAGTGGcctaattattacttaattccTAGTCCTTGGTGTGATTTTCGCACGAgctgttcttctaaattggtCGACCTTACATTAAtctttaagtaaattattgttgtacAATTTTGCAATAGCATATTATAGAAACTGTTGTACTATAATATAAGTAATTGTGTAGAAACGATGCGATCTTCAATAATTACGATAGAAGATTGTGATTAATGATTTCACAGCTATTGTTTTTTCCAttacaaattatcttaattatgtTAACATCCAAGTGTGAATATACGCATATATGTGAATATGCTGaaaacagaataaattataaaacaccaTCATTTAATTCTTAggcacataaataaaacataaataacaattgttCCCGTATGTTTAGATGCAATTATGCTAACCATTTAATGAGTAGACATAAGCAATTCGTATGCACCACCTGTTATATCTTGTAAGTGCAATATCTAGGTTAGTGGCACTCTTACTAGCAAAGGGGAAAGTTAATAATTCCTTTCAACGATTCGACAATtacttaattacttatttgcaATATGTGTTTGATGCTTCGGCTCTCTATCTTTTGTGATGAATCGGTCAGATCAATCCACATTTAGAATAGATGAGAACAGAAATATAAGAACTCAACAaagcaaaatatattacaataacaataccagtaaatatttaaaattacaagaaattattttacaaattcaataatattaaaacgttTATTACTTTAGTTGCTAACTAACctcaataaaatacattttgcaATTTCTGCTGAACCAGTTTGATCTGTTTAaccatgaaataatttaagaatgcGCACAAGaagtagtaaattttttagatatttcttGTGTGCgcatttgataataaaattccaGCTCagcatttttcatatattattaatataataattattacagacTGCAAATAAATATGTGCGCCTACGGTGATCGACACAAGTTAAGTAATGCCTGATTAGTAGAATTTAGTGCTTCAGGGATAGAAATAAATAGCGAATTATTGGGCGAAATTGTTGTTGGCTTGTTAAAAGCACGATTAAAATTGCAACATCacggtaaatataaataaggatAACCTTAACACCTTGACATTTAAGAAAGGACTTGCAATGTATGAGATATCCTCAAGCAAAAATCATTGACCATTTGCTTTTACCCAAATGCCCAATGAAAACTATTATTCATTCGCGTGCGAAAacattatataaagttttaaattcacTTAACGTTTTAATCAGTCATTTATGCATTAAACATACTGCGGCCAGAtcactatatataatataaattatctgaaaGTCTTAGTGACGGGACAAACTATTTAATTGGGAATTCCAGTGGtgttacaaaaatacattggtgatttataaattatgtaacatGCTGTTaggtaataaattgaattttaaattggatctcgaaagaaaataatagaaaaggaATACGGTTAAAAACAGTTTGGGTTCATTGTTATTCTGAAATCATCGAAATTATGCTCAGACAAAAGTCAGACTATCTGATTTCATCTCATCATAGCGTTTACACACGTTTCCGACGAATATTTACCTTCTTATGATTCCACATTACGTTTACACTGGGCTTTCCTCGTCTAAAATCCGACTGATCAATTACATCGTCATGTACCAATGATGCTGTGTGAATCATTTCCGATATCATTGCGACTTCTCTTTGTGACGGTAACAAGCTGCAAAAACAAACATACTTTTATACGGATTccagacaaataaaatgtattgtacattattcattattttatttacagatgcccacatttttaaaaagacacaattaaatttctaagcCTACATTGTCACGtacttaataaaagaaataatgaaaaaaaaaattgagtaattGTGATTGACTCTTATGAATGTGTGCTACATTGACCTATTTACCCTTAACGGCTTTCtgattagttttataaatattcagacaACTCTCGATTTTTGTCACAATGCATATTCATGTGTACACTTGTCGGTCTGGCATGTACCACCATGTATTGAGTAAATCCGTGTCGTAATTTTGGCATGTACCTTGATTTGCATTCAGTttcaaaagaattaataaaaattgatgaatattaaaagatgGTTTCTAAGACTTGTAAACGTCTCGCTGGGATAACCGAGAATTAGGCCGTTGAAAGTAAAACCGTTGCGACACGCTCTTGTCATTGAccacaaattaaaatcaataataacgCATGAGTTTAAAACGTGTGCGTGTTGGGCAACGGCGACAACTTAGATTGTTCGTTCGGAAAATCGAATAATTGAGCGGCAAATGGAGCAATGCCCTTCTGATCTATGGCCGACTCCGTTTCCGCGGCCTTGCGATTTCCCCACCACCTCTCCCCCAAGGCTGCGGCTCATTCACAGACGAGGATCATCGTACACCTACAATCGCAATACTTCCTCGGTTTATTATCATACAATAGAGGTTTTTCAGTGCAAATCACTTCTGTATTTATAGAATTGTTGCCGTGTTTCTTATCCAATAATCGGAATTCCTTGTGTGTACAACAACATCAATCAATATAAAACATCGACAAAAAATTGTcgtaaatgcaaatttatcatttaaataataaaatgcatcAATCAATTAACACTTAAGTAGTGAGCAAGGATAAGTGAGCAATTTCAAGGGACTGCTCATCATAATCAGCTTTATGGTACTTTTATCATGtcgttaattattttctgtagCCAAGGCCTAatcgttattaatatttttataaatcggCTTGGAAACGTGACTTTTCACGACTATGGACATTTTAGTTGCCTCATTGACATGGAATCAACGCCATTAGGACCAATTATCTTCACCAGCACGCACTTTGCGCAACAGATTTTCAATACTCAGAAATACAAAGGCGCTGAAGATGTGTTGAAACATCAAGACAATTTTCGTGTACTTGATAGTTTAATTGCTCATATTGCATTTATGGTTTAATAGTAGATGAAGATATTTTTAGAGGtcgaatttctttaatatattcgtgtacaaatgtaaattatgtgaCACACATCTTATTTTTATGGCTTCTGAATTAACTATATAGGCACTTATAGTTTTCGTGACTCTTTACCACACGAACATCACGTCAATCAAACTGGTCATTCCAAGGAAAAACCTCAATATCTATTTGTCGTTACAACCAAGTTACCATATTAAACTTTTCTAGATGTGTTGACATTTCAAGACTTAATTACCGTCGTAGATATTTTTAGAGGTCAAATTTGTTTGATTGATACATCCGTGTACTGCTATTGTTTCTAAATTAACTGTATACGCAAATATAGTTTTCGTGACTCTTTACCAAATGAGCACTGCCCGtccattaaattgaaaatttccaGGAAAAACCTCCCCCTCAAATATTATCCATTTATTGTCACAATAAAATCCTTTCACTTTAAAGACATTTTCGTGTTCttaatagtataattattcattgCATTTAAGGTTAATAGTTGTATTTTCGGAGGTCgaatttatctattataaataatacatccGTGCAAAATATGACACACATCTGACTCTAATTGATTCTGAATTaacataattgtaattttgttttcagaattgttttacaaattaacaGTTCACATCAATTAAATAGAGCTTCCCCAGAGAAAAGCTGCGCCTCTATCAATACCACAGACAAAACCTTTCACTTTGATGTGAACCTTACCTTTTTTCCTTGTAAATGTGATAGTTTATTGCTCTGGCCATCAGAATCGCCACCATTGGTCGAATGGCTTTCCCGTGTCCGTCAAAATAGTATGTGGATATGTCATACAGGTCTTGTTGGTATGTGTTCCTCCGAAGGGACTGTAACAGAAAGGTTTGTGAACTTTGATAAAATACATGAAACGTTTTAGGTGTTGAGTTACTGGCTTTCTATCGGTGCTTATCTGATACGATGTATAATTATCGTTGGGAACgcataagaattttaatgcAGGTATGCGGAGGCAATCGTCTTAAGGTCATCTTTAAATAAGGTTTAAGAGTTCATTTGGTATTCGTGTCGGGGCGGCCGAAaggaattaaattacatagaaagaaaaattaaccatGACAACTACAGTGAATCACGACGCAATAAAACTTATTGGTTGTTGTTAAGATGTCTTTAAGATAGTGAGGAATAAATGTGAACGAATAGATGTGATCATTGTCTTGAGATTTTTTCCCAATTTCCTGGTTTC
Encoded here:
- the LOC109594872 gene encoding all trans-polyprenyl-diphosphate synthase PDSS1, whose product is MASIGSSRICARVQEKLCQWGHSPIFKRHSINVRSKFGFHTVNRTIVTIPEIKNPVLNKLAATGTASGCWHPCIRPEVAGTAFSYSTMRTQQPGSLPEYQVDPYALLEDDLKDVYVYIRESLRRNTYQQDLYDISTYYFDGHGKAIRPMVAILMARAINYHIYKEKSLLPSQREVAMISEMIHTASLVHDDVIDQSDFRRGKPSVNVMWNHKKVTMAGDFILAVASMMIARLKNNDVTIILSQVVTDLVQGEFMQLGSKETENERFAHYLTKTYRKTASLIANAVKAVAVLAGADEQISDISYQYGRNLGLAFQLVDDLLDFVSSSSQMGKPTAADLKLGLATAPVLFACEKYPELNPMIMRRFQEPGDVEKAFELVHKSRGLEQTQFLAKQHCQEAARLASLLQESPYQKGLIVATDYVLNRMK
- the LOC109594842 gene encoding uncharacterized protein LOC109594842 encodes the protein MGSEDGKAVESSQRELNSRVTREGIELWRKQKEFEHRKKLKEQQEMRDMLERYWPWSNGTTKPRGYKNLRLEELFPNKDYEKSKRFVGVIDWGKPGGGAPMRNAIRTREDPMLRFQYSKDLRRAVDNNLRYKTNKMDQQIYKKQLDELVEEKKQRTKDEKLVSDEAIRKQGWSTQHTLAALEEKSTRYKDEVQKNYENFKKIDLLPPNKVIRMDNCVSFKKDVYPMRRNRKLSPLSDKRDNGVELVTLLAKERRCPHKIPLATTDITSEKKLGRDTIWNRERSAYLKQLTNQMLIKEQTLKEIRAEERDNVQRHFSTWDSFWGRPGHGAPLPEIKKQCLDQLLYPKFFPVSVH